In Musa acuminata AAA Group cultivar baxijiao chromosome BXJ2-8, Cavendish_Baxijiao_AAA, whole genome shotgun sequence, one genomic interval encodes:
- the LOC135619343 gene encoding FT-interacting protein 3-like: MGKEKLVVEVVAARNLMPKDGQGSSSPYVEVEFEHQRRRTRPKHKNLNPVWNEHLLFDVSDPDDLPYRAIDVGVYNDRGTEGRGVGGRNFLGKVRIPASGVPAPGEEAVPQLFPLERRSLFSHIRGEVSLKIYRTAIDSERALTKADGGGGNKQQHAVAPPTTKQIPSAVVTPPPPGKQTPLPARLQDPTPTDVKSVVLAAPEEAYPMPASFGCGRGGRTQDFTLKETRPLLGGDGADRDKASSTYDLVEHMQYLYVRVVRARDLQTGGCEAHAEVKLGNYRGVTRSSTAAGAPLWHWDQVFAFSKDSIHSSVVEVLVRDGGGPTTKDDFIGRLSFDLGELPRRVPPDSTLAPQWYRMEGKAGERAKGELMVSVWFGTQADEAFAEAWHSRAAGVHGDGLGSIKSKVYVAPKLWYLRVSVVEAQDLVVPCAVPGRFPEIFAKGQVGRQVVRTGFAALLPNRAPSNPTWNEDLMFVVAEPFDDLVLVSVEDRVSLGRDEVLGRVAVPLSAIERRLDDKPVASRWIALDRGQGSSRFGSRVHLRLSLDGGYHVLDEAAAHSSDLRSTARQLWIPRVGILELGILGASGLALSKASGTADAFCVAKYGPKWVRTRTVVDSVCPQWNEQYTWEVFDPCTTITIGVFDNGRLGCGTPRVDARIGKVRIRLSTLETDRVYTHAHPLLVLHLSGARKAGELHLAVRFSCADAASMLHAYARPLLPKMHYVDPLLVGQVERLRFQAVETVAARLCRAEPPLGREVVEYMLDHGSHLWSMRRSKANFFRLVSVLSGLVAVGRSIELLRSWRRPVLSVIFIIAYLLFILLPELILPTSFLTMAVIGLWRYRLRPRHPPHMDTRLSYADAAYVDELDEEFDTFPTSRGPEVVRMRYDRLRSVGGRVQTVVGDMATQGERVQALLSWRDPRATFLFLMVCLMAAVLFYAVPMKVLAGAWGLYVLRPPSFKNRLPSPLMSFFRRLPTKADSLL; encoded by the coding sequence ATGGGAAAGGAGAagctggtggtggaggtggtggCAGCCCGCAATCTGATGCCCAAGGACGGGCAGGGCTCGTCGTCGCCGTACGTGGAGGTCGAGTTCGAGCATCAGCGACGGCGGACACGCCCCAAGCACAAGAACCTCAACCCCGTCTGGAACGAGCACCTCCTATTTGATGTCTCCGACCCTGACGACCTTCCCTACCGTGCCATCGACGTCGGCGTCTACAACGACCGCGGCACCGAAGGACGCGGCGTAGGCGGCCGGAACTTCCTCGGTAAGGTCCGCATCCCTGCTTCTGGAGTCCCCGCCCCTGGCGAGGAAGCTGTTCCCCAGCTCTTCCCCCTCGAGAGGCGCAGCCTCTTCTCCCACATCCGCGGCGAGGTCAGCCTGAAGATCTACCGGACCGCCATCGACTCTGAACGAGCACTTACCAAGGCTGACGGCGGTGGGGGCAACAAGCAGCAGCATGCTGTTGCTCCTCCGACAACCAAGCAGATCCCCTCGGCGGTGGTCACGCCTCCGCCTCCAGGGAAGCAGACGCCGCTGCCAGCCCGGCTGCAGGATCCCACCCCGACCGACGTTAAGTCGGTAGTCCTCGCGGCCCCTGAGGAGGCGTACCCGATGCCTGCCTCATTTGGCTGCGGTAGAGGCGGTAGAACCCAGGACTTCACTCTGAAGGAGACCCGCCCCCTGCTGGGAGGCGACGGCGCCGACCGCGACAAGGCAAGCTCCACCTACGACCTGGTGGAGCATATGCAATACCTGTACGTGCGAGTGGTCCGCGCGCGGGACCTCCAGACCGGCGGCTGCGAGGCGCATGCGGAGGTCAAGCTGGGCAACTACCGAGGGGTGACTCGATCCTCCACAGCAGCCGGGGCGCCGCTCTGGCACTGGGACCAGGTGTTCGCCTTCTCCAAAGACAGCATTCATTCGTCGGTGGTGGAGGTGCTCGTGAGGGACGGCGGCGGGCCCACCACCAAGGACGACTTCATCGGACGGCTGTCGTTCGACCTCGGCGAGCTACCGCGGCGAGTCCCGCCCGACAGCACGCTGGCCCCGCAGTGGTACCGGATGGAGGGCAAGGCCGGGGAGCGAGCCAAGGGGGAGTTGATGGTCTCGGTTTGGTTCGGGACCCAGGCGGACGAGGCCTTCGCGGAGGCTTGGCACTCGCGGGCTGCCGGTGTCCACGGGGACGGCCTGGGCTCTATCAAGTCCAAGGTGTACGTGGCACCGAAGTTATGGTACCTCCGCGTGTCCGTCGTTGAGGCACAGGACCTTGTCGTCCCCTGCGCCGTGCCCGGCCGCTTTCCGGAGATCTTCGCCAAAGGCCAGGTGGGTAGGCAGGTGGTCCGAACCGGGTTTGCTGCCTTACTGCCGAACCGAGCCCCCTCCAACCCAACTTGGAACGAAGACCTCATGTTCGTGGTGGCTGAGCCGTTTGACGACCTGGTGTTGGTGTCCGTGGAGGACCGGGTGAGTCTCGGCCGCGACGAGGTGCTCGGCCGGGTGGCCGTCCCTCTCTCGGCCATCGAGCGACGGCTCGATGACAAGCCAGTGGCCTCTCGGTGGATCGCGCTCGACCGAGGCCAGGGGTCGAGCCGGTTCGGCAGCCGGGTTCACCTGCGGCTCAGCCTGGACGGCGGGTACCATGTTCTGGACGAGGCGGCAGCGCACAGCAGCGACCTCCGGTCCACGGCGAGGCAGCTTTGGATTCCCCGCGTGGGTATCCTGGAACTGGGCATCCTTGGCGCGTCCGGCCTGGCGTTGTCAAAGGCCAGCGGTACCGCCGACGCCTTCTGCGTTGCCAAATACGGTCCCAAGTGGGTCCGGACCCGCACGGTGGTCGATTCGGTTTGCCCGCAGTGGAACGAACAGTACACCTGGGAGGTGTTCGACCCCTGCACCACCATCACCATCGGCGTCTTCGACAATGGCCGCCTAGGCTGCGGGACTCCCCGCGTGGATGCTCGCATCGGGAAAGTCCGGATCCGCCTCTCAACCCTGGAGACGGATCGGGTGTACACGCACGCGCACCCCTTGCTGGTGCTGCACCTTTCGGGGGCGCGGAAGGCCGGGGAGCTCCACCTTGCCGTCCGCTTCTCGTGTGCCGATGCGGCGAGCATGCTCCACGCCTATGCCCGTCCGTTGCTTCCCAAAATGCACTACGTAGATCCGCTGCTCGTCGGCCAGGTGGAGCGGCTCCGTTTCCAGGCGGTGGAAACGGTGGCGGCTCGGCTGTGCCGGGCAGAGCCGCCGCTGGGCCGGGAGGTCGTGGAGTACATGCTGGATCACGGGTCCCACCTCTGGAGCATGCGGCGGAGCAAGGCCAACTTCTTCCGGCTTGTCTCGGTGCTATCTGGGCTTGTCGCCGTTGGGCGATCGATCGAGCTCCTCCGCAGCTGGCGCCGCCCTGTGCTCTCCGTCATCTTCATCATCGCCTATTTGTTGTTCATCTTGCTGCCTGAGCTGATCCTGCCCACCAGTTTCTTGACAATGGCAGTAATTGGGTTGTGGCGTTACCGCCTTCGGCCGCGTCACCCACCGCACATGGACACTCGTCTGTCTTACGCTGATGCGGCGTATGTTGATGAATTGGATGAAGAATTCGATACGTTCCCCACAAGCAGGGGCCCGGAAGTGGTGAGGATGCGGTATGACAGGCTGAGGAGCGTAGGCGGGAGAGTGCAGACGGTGGTGGGGGACATGGCGACGCAGGGGGAGCGGGTGCAGGCGCTGTTGAGCTGGAGGGATCCGCGGGCGACGTTCTTGTTCCTGATGGTTTGCTTGATGGCGGCGGTGCTGTTCTACGCGGTGCCTATGAAGGTGCTTGCGGGGGCATGGGGGTTGTATGTGCTGCGGCCGCCAAGTTTCAAGAATCGACTACCCTCGCCACTGATGTCCTTCTTCAGAAGGTTACCCACCAAAGCTGATAGTTTGCTCTGA